One Setaria viridis chromosome 3, Setaria_viridis_v4.0, whole genome shotgun sequence DNA window includes the following coding sequences:
- the LOC117849398 gene encoding uncharacterized protein, with amino-acid sequence MAWSSVGLDPASPSTSVPFLPRRTRHFPVKPPPAMAMLSLSSRPLASLRPNRPNPPLHRLLRPKPLASTSASALTPPTPLSDPTPPPDADPTPLFLRPATHPAPAAALAAFRRRAAALVPPSAPHLHRHLRWLLAAAAAAADPSSDPALLRAPLGDLEAMWARHVRDRRPFQYVVGNEHWRDLVVAVRDGVLIPRPETEAVVDMVRNVEGFADGWWADLGTGSGAIAVAVARELGPEGKVFAVDVSEVAIEVARLNVQRYGMQDKVEIRHGSWFEPLEDVKGKLMGVISNPPYIPTDDLPRLQPEVGWHEPKLALDGGKDGLEHLLHLCEGLSSVLKPGGFFVFETNGNKQSEFLVDLISTKWSSSFHNVEAVLDFAEIKRFVTGYRR; translated from the exons ATGGCGTGGAGTTCGGTCGGGCTCGACCCAGCCAGCCCATCAACATCCGTCCCCTTCCTTCCTCGCCGCACCCGCCACTTCCCCGtgaagccgccgcccgccatggcCATGCTCTCGCTCTCCTCCCgccccctcgcctccctccgCCCGAACCGCCCCAACCctcccctccaccgcctcctccgccccaaGCCCCTCGcttccacctccgcctccgccctcaCGCCGCCAACTCCCCTCTCCGACCCCACCCCGCCCCCCGACGCCGACCCCACCCCGCTCTTCCTCCGCCCGGCGACCcacccggccccggccgccgccctcgccgccttccgccgccgcgcggccgcgctcgtcccgccctccgcgccgcacctccaccgccacctccgctggctcctcgccgccgccgccgccgccgccgatccctcCTCCGACCCGGcgctcctccgcgcgccgcTGGGCGACCTCGAGGCCATGTGGGCCCGCCACGTGCGTGACCGGCGCCCGTTCCAGTACGTGGTCGGGAACGAGCACTGGCGGGACCTGGTGGTGGCCGTGAGGGACGGCGTGCTCATCCCGCGCCCCGAGACAGAGGCCGTGGTGGACATGGTGAGGAATGTGGAGGGGTTCGCGGACGGGTGGTGGGCGGACCTCGGCACCGGGAGCGGCGCCatcgccgtggccgtggcgagGGAGCTCGGACCCGAGGGGAAGGTGTTCGCAGTTGATGTCAGCGAGGTGGCCATCGAGGTCGCGCGGCTCAACGTCCAGAGGTACGGAATGCAG GATAAAGTTGAAATAAGGCACGGTTCGTGGTTTGAACCTCTGGAAGATGTGAAAGGAAAACTCATGGGTGTGATTAGTAATCCCCCATATATACCAACTGATGATCTACCTCGACTGCAACCTGAGGTTGGTTGGCATGAACCAAAGTTGGCGCTTGACGGAGGCAAGGACGGCCTTGAGCATCTGCTCCATCTTTGTGAAGGGTTATCTTCAGTTCTGAAGCCTGGAGGTTTCTTTGTTTTTGAG ACTAATGGCAATAAGCAGTCTGAGTTCCTTGTTGATTTGATAAGCACAAAGTGGAGTTCTTCTTTTCATAATGTGGAGGCAGTATTAGACTTCGCAGAAATCAAGCGTTTTGTAACAGGATATCGCAGATGA